One segment of Thermoanaerobacter kivui DNA contains the following:
- a CDS encoding sulfurtransferase TusA family protein yields the protein MEQEIICMGEICPLPLLKTIKKLEEMKEGDILKVVVDHRCSLDNIESYFYKKDYVQGSILKINEVLTGVWEIYIKK from the coding sequence ATGGAACAAGAAATTATATGTATGGGTGAAATTTGTCCCTTGCCTCTTTTAAAAACTATAAAAAAACTGGAAGAAATGAAAGAAGGTGATATATTAAAAGTAGTCGTAGACCATAGATGTTCTTTAGATAATATAGAATCATACTTTTATAAAAAAGATTATGTGCAAGGTAGTATTTTAAAAATAAATGAAGTATTAACTGGCGTATGGGAAATTTATATAAAAAAATAA
- a CDS encoding LysR substrate-binding domain-containing protein, with product MNIDNLKAFYKTVYYKSIYSAAKELYLSQPAISQQIKALEKDLKATLLKRSNRGVVPTLAGELVYQYAERILNLYDNMIKDLECYENDCVNRLTISCCPTIGQYALPCAIHEFKKRQKNLVVHIEHNFTPEVIYNVKEAGIDIGFIEGCYSDENIDCISLGEYKMHFVANGSWENKKLSKNKLFHYNFFVIHKKCSLRKIIEETLLSHGVDIKKLKIEMESPSIESIKSSVAAGHGLSILPYIAIKKELYTKTLSIVNVDDIDFTYNYSIIYNKKIYKKSKKDFIDFIKINGQNLFC from the coding sequence ATGAATATTGATAATTTAAAAGCATTTTATAAGACTGTATATTATAAAAGCATTTATTCCGCAGCAAAGGAATTATATCTTTCTCAACCTGCCATAAGCCAGCAAATAAAAGCTTTAGAAAAAGACTTAAAAGCCACTCTCCTTAAAAGAAGTAATAGAGGTGTTGTCCCCACTCTAGCAGGAGAATTAGTATATCAATATGCCGAGAGAATATTAAATTTATATGACAATATGATCAAAGACTTAGAATGTTATGAAAATGACTGTGTAAATAGACTCACAATTTCCTGCTGTCCTACTATTGGACAATATGCCCTCCCATGTGCTATTCATGAGTTTAAAAAAAGGCAGAAAAATCTGGTTGTGCATATTGAGCATAATTTTACACCGGAAGTAATTTATAATGTAAAAGAAGCAGGAATAGACATAGGTTTCATTGAAGGATGCTATTCAGATGAGAATATTGACTGTATATCATTAGGAGAATATAAAATGCATTTTGTTGCTAATGGTAGTTGGGAAAATAAAAAGTTGTCAAAAAACAAATTATTCCACTACAATTTTTTTGTAATACACAAAAAATGTAGCTTAAGAAAGATAATTGAAGAAACACTTTTGTCACATGGTGTTGATATTAAAAAATTAAAAATTGAAATGGAATCCCCATCAATCGAATCAATCAAATCTTCTGTAGCAGCTGGACATGGATTATCAATTTTGCCCTATATTGCAATAAAAAAAGAATTATATACAAAAACTTTATCTATAGTAAACGTCGATGATATAGACTTTACTTACAATTATTCTATCATTTACAATAAAAAAATATATAAAAAATCAAAAAAAGATTTTATTGATTTTATAAAAATCAACGGACAAAATCTATTCTGTTGA
- a CDS encoding sulfurtransferase TusA family protein — MSNEVKPTYTLDERGEVCPVPDVDTRRKLKEMKSGEVLEVLIDYALSKERIPAGVKDVGGEVISIEEIGPSEWRLLIKKL, encoded by the coding sequence ATGAGTAATGAAGTTAAACCCACTTACACTTTAGATGAAAGAGGTGAAGTTTGTCCAGTTCCGGACGTGGACACCAGAAGAAAACTCAAAGAAATGAAGTCAGGTGAAGTTCTTGAAGTGCTTATCGATTATGCACTTTCAAAGGAAAGGATTCCAGCAGGAGTTAAAGACGTAGGTGGGGAAGTAATTTCAATTGAGGAGATTGGACCAAGCGAGTGGAGACTTCTCATTAAGAAGTTATAA
- a CDS encoding YeeE/YedE family protein, whose translation MDPRWQGLLVGILFGIVLQRGRICFNSAIRDVKMTKDNYLMKMALVAILVETIGFQLAAQLGWIKLNPLPLIPLAQIIGGFLFGMGMVLAGGCASGITYRIGEGYVTAFVAAVFFGVTASAVRGGPLSFINNWLGKPITTTNNPNGFYAAKDGAVNLTIANLLNINPWIIAIIFAILLLIIVIYWKTTERKVSGLNWITGGISLGIVGIIAYLSQKTYPLGITGGWVNLFRTTTANLDLTQPIPYNWMGMEIVGVIIGAFVAALIAKEFRFRAPKDPKTFAQVALGGILMGIGAGSAGGCNIGHILSGLPHLAISSIIFTIFAVLGNWLMVWYLFERR comes from the coding sequence ATGGATCCCAGGTGGCAAGGACTTTTAGTTGGAATCCTCTTTGGCATAGTTTTACAAAGAGGAAGAATATGTTTTAACTCTGCTATTAGGGACGTTAAAATGACAAAAGATAACTACCTCATGAAGATGGCTTTGGTAGCAATACTTGTGGAAACAATTGGCTTTCAGCTGGCTGCGCAATTGGGTTGGATTAAATTAAATCCCCTTCCATTGATTCCTCTTGCGCAAATAATTGGCGGCTTTCTATTTGGCATGGGAATGGTTTTGGCAGGAGGATGTGCCAGTGGTATTACTTATAGGATAGGTGAGGGTTATGTAACTGCTTTTGTTGCTGCTGTTTTCTTTGGAGTTACAGCATCAGCAGTAAGAGGTGGCCCTCTTTCCTTTATAAATAATTGGCTTGGGAAGCCTATTACAACTACTAATAATCCAAATGGATTTTATGCAGCAAAAGATGGAGCAGTGAATCTGACAATTGCAAACTTGCTTAATATAAATCCATGGATTATTGCCATTATTTTTGCAATTTTGCTTTTAATAATAGTTATTTATTGGAAAACAACTGAAAGAAAAGTATCTGGGCTCAATTGGATTACCGGTGGCATTTCTCTTGGAATTGTAGGAATTATAGCCTATCTTTCACAAAAGACATATCCTCTTGGTATTACAGGCGGTTGGGTGAACCTTTTTAGAACAACTACTGCCAATCTTGACCTGACACAACCCATTCCATATAATTGGATGGGTATGGAAATAGTAGGAGTTATAATCGGAGCTTTTGTAGCAGCACTTATAGCAAAAGAATTTAGATTTAGAGCTCCTAAAGACCCAAAAACTTTTGCTCAGGTAGCTTTAGGTGGAATTTTAATGGGTATAGGTGCAGGAAGTGCAGGAGGCTGTAACATAGGCCATATTCTTTCTGGACTTCCACACCTCGCAATTAGCTCTATTATATTTACAATATTTGCTGTACTCGGCAACTGGCTGATGGTTTGGTATCTTTTTGAGAGGAGATAA